The following proteins are encoded in a genomic region of Paenibacillus sp. FSL R7-0273:
- the nrdI gene encoding class Ib ribonucleoside-diphosphate reductase assembly flavoprotein NrdI, with product MLIAYDSKTGNVRRFINKLKLPAVQIEEHMMIDEPYVLVTYTTGFGQIPEKVSSFLEKNHSRLKGIAASGNKNWGELYAHSADLIAERYNVPVVGKFELSGTFGDVERIKQEVNRVAAY from the coding sequence ATGCTGATTGCTTACGATTCCAAAACCGGCAATGTCAGACGGTTTATCAACAAGCTGAAGCTGCCTGCTGTACAAATTGAAGAGCATATGATGATCGACGAGCCTTATGTGCTTGTTACATACACCACCGGATTTGGGCAGATCCCCGAGAAGGTGTCTTCTTTTTTGGAGAAGAACCATTCCAGGCTGAAGGGCATTGCCGCGAGCGGCAACAAAAACTGGGGTGAGCTGTACGCACACAGCGCAGACCTGATTGCAGAGCGGTATAATGTGCCGGTAGTCGGCAAGTTCGAGCTGTCAGGAACATTTGGCGATGTGGAGCGAATAAAACAGGAGGTGAACCGGGTTGCGGCATATTGA
- a CDS encoding choice-of-anchor A family protein codes for MKRKSVFKLSFALTMAAVLLISGWLASAGQGKIRADSNPLPGIAGKYNVFILGDLKGYHSDSEGRMAAGGNITLTQGYSVGPSLSAAEIAEMDSLVAGGNLTYENGEVNGSAVYGGTYSGSGKPRGGTGTLRQEANVIHFASEFALLRTKSLQLAALTVNGKTEDNYGNIKLTGTDPVLNVFSVSGTTLTGANELRINAPAGSTVIVNIDGASVTFKNGNGLEGVSQNKVLYNFPQATALRMESIGIMGTVLAPNAAITFNNGQINGSMIGASLEGSGEFHHKPYTGRDNGTTPTATPSPTPVPTATPTPVPTATPTPVPTATPTPVPTATPTPVPTVTPTPVPTVTPTPVPTATPTPVPTATPTPVPTATPTPVPTATPTPVPTVTPTPVPTVTPTPVPTTAPTPTPTAAPTPTPTAAPTPTPTAAPTPTPTAAPTPTPTAAPTPTPTAAPTPTPTAAPTPTPTAAPTPTPTAAPTPTPTAAPTPTPTAAPTPTPTAAPTATPTAAPTPTPTATPTTAPTTAPTTAPTTVPTTAPTTAPTTAPTTAPTTAPTTAPTAVPTAAPTAAPTSAVTPGPTVPATASPTSVIAIPGGTPPTPAGPTVIGTIVTDEELEIDDNPVPLGPVASATAAVGGVTSPQATPKPSPTAGPGPDDEIILDDEIPLGGVTDPGATAAATLPQTGEASPAPYYITGLTLAVLGLLLSRTRTSKRKS; via the coding sequence ATGAAACGTAAATCCGTATTCAAATTATCTTTTGCTCTGACTATGGCTGCAGTTCTGCTGATCAGCGGCTGGCTGGCTTCGGCCGGCCAGGGTAAGATAAGGGCTGACAGCAATCCCCTCCCGGGTATTGCGGGTAAGTACAATGTATTTATTCTCGGTGATCTTAAAGGCTACCACAGTGATTCTGAAGGCAGAATGGCTGCCGGAGGCAACATTACCCTTACCCAGGGATATTCTGTAGGCCCTAGCCTGAGTGCAGCAGAAATTGCAGAGATGGATTCACTTGTGGCCGGCGGCAATCTCACCTATGAGAATGGAGAAGTTAACGGTAGTGCCGTGTACGGCGGCACTTATTCAGGCTCCGGCAAACCGCGGGGCGGAACGGGGACGCTGCGGCAGGAGGCGAATGTAATTCATTTTGCTTCAGAGTTTGCCCTGCTCCGCACCAAGTCTCTGCAGCTTGCAGCTCTGACAGTGAACGGCAAGACGGAAGACAACTATGGAAACATTAAACTGACGGGTACCGATCCGGTATTAAATGTATTCTCGGTTTCAGGAACCACGCTTACGGGTGCCAATGAGCTGCGGATTAATGCACCGGCGGGCTCTACTGTTATCGTTAATATAGACGGAGCTTCAGTCACGTTCAAGAACGGAAACGGGCTGGAGGGTGTAAGCCAGAATAAAGTGCTCTATAACTTCCCGCAGGCGACAGCCCTGCGGATGGAGAGCATCGGTATCATGGGGACTGTACTGGCACCGAATGCAGCAATTACTTTTAACAACGGGCAGATTAACGGAAGCATGATCGGAGCCTCCCTGGAAGGAAGCGGAGAGTTCCACCATAAGCCTTACACTGGCCGCGACAACGGAACAACGCCTACAGCGACTCCGTCGCCGACACCAGTGCCGACAGCAACGCCGACACCAGTGCCGACAGCAACGCCAACACCAGTACCGACGGCAACGCCAACACCAGTACCGACGGCAACGCCAACACCAGTACCGACAGTAACGCCGACACCAGTACCGACAGTAACGCCGACACCAGTACCGACGGCAACGCCAACACCAGTACCGACGGCAACGCCAACACCAGTACCGACGGCAACGCCAACACCAGTACCGACGGCAACGCCAACACCAGTACCGACAGTAACGCCGACACCAGTACCGACAGTAACGCCGACACCAGTGCCGACGACGGCACCAACGCCAACGCCGACAGCGGCGCCAACGCCAACACCGACAGCGGCACCAACGCCAACGCCGACAGCAGCACCGACGCCAACGCCGACAGCGGCCCCAACGCCAACACCGACAGCAGCACCGACGCCAACGCCGACAGCGGCACCGACGCCAACACCGACAGCGGCACCGACGCCAACACCGACAGCGGCACCAACGCCAACACCGACAGCAGCACCGACGCCAACGCCGACAGCAGCACCAACGCCAACGCCGACAGCAGCACCGACGCCAACGCCGACAGCGGCACCGACGGCAACGCCGACAGCGGCACCGACGCCAACGCCGACGGCAACGCCGACAACGGCACCGACAACGGCACCAACAACAGCACCAACAACAGTGCCAACAACGGCACCAACAACAGCGCCAACAACGGCACCAACAACAGCACCAACAACGGCACCAACAACAGCGCCAACAGCAGTACCAACAGCAGCACCAACAGCAGCACCAACAAGCGCTGTAACGCCTGGTCCTACAGTGCCGGCAACGGCATCGCCCACGAGTGTAATTGCTATTCCGGGCGGAACCCCTCCGACTCCGGCCGGTCCGACAGTCATCGGAACGATTGTGACAGATGAGGAGCTGGAGATCGACGATAATCCCGTACCGCTTGGACCTGTCGCAAGTGCGACTGCAGCCGTAGGAGGAGTAACATCACCTCAGGCAACACCGAAGCCGAGTCCGACAGCCGGACCGGGTCCGGATGATGAAATCATCCTTGATGATGAAATACCGCTGGGCGGTGTTACCGATCCGGGTGCCACAGCAGCGGCTACATTGCCGCAAACCGGAGAAGCGAGTCCGGCTCCATATTATATTACAGGTCTGACCCTGGCTGTCCTGGGCCTGCTGCTAAGCAGAACCAGAACCAGCAAACGTAAAAGCTAA
- a CDS encoding alpha/beta hydrolase, with amino-acid sequence MFEVQELDWQGRRLTVFLPPSYKLSQKRYPAVYLHDGATLMMNNLNYMYRLFREGLLAELIVIGISSSSRNDDYTPWPESAATEGKADFGGGGPAYLNEIADSIKPYIDSVLRTDPEPESTGMLGYSLGGLVTLLAAYWRPDAFGRFGMLSPSIWYEGVLAFTEANLLPDGGQKLYFSVGNREGVYKQNIQRQAVPSTLQLYRSLRGQLADEQRLRLSLADGAAHDLASMSARFPEALQWLYGAADEQQAGAAARRLGAEAELMSPVSACMLPGTEVWDMTSLYNGLTYRIFVHLPLKPAPPEGYPVLYTVDGNAYFASLNDAMRLQTRHPRGLPSGMVVSIGYPADGPFVAERRFRDLTVPDTQQGLRPDGSPWPVNGGADAFLDFIGLELMPLISRRYSVDHTRAALFGHSLGGFFTLYTMICRSGLFSTYIAGSPSLWWKNRVLFDMLPELEEKLRSGELTCSLMIGLGSEEGGMLENARAFYERLVPYTGGGLSRLAYNEFQGEGHMSVLQPLFSPMLRFVFAAEGAELCI; translated from the coding sequence ATGTTTGAAGTGCAGGAGCTGGACTGGCAGGGGCGCCGCTTGACGGTATTCCTGCCACCTTCCTATAAGCTGTCCCAAAAACGTTATCCTGCAGTATACCTGCATGACGGCGCAACCCTGATGATGAATAACCTGAATTATATGTACAGGCTGTTCCGTGAAGGGCTGCTTGCTGAGCTGATCGTTATCGGAATCAGCAGCTCTTCCCGAAATGATGATTATACACCCTGGCCGGAGTCTGCTGCAACAGAGGGAAAAGCGGATTTTGGCGGAGGAGGGCCCGCCTATCTCAATGAAATCGCTGACAGTATTAAGCCTTACATTGATTCAGTCCTGCGGACAGACCCGGAACCGGAATCAACCGGAATGCTCGGATATTCACTGGGCGGGCTGGTTACCCTGCTGGCGGCTTACTGGCGTCCCGATGCCTTCGGGCGGTTCGGCATGCTGTCTCCCTCCATCTGGTATGAAGGAGTATTAGCCTTCACTGAAGCTAACCTGCTGCCGGACGGCGGACAGAAGCTGTATTTCTCTGTGGGTAACCGCGAGGGTGTGTACAAGCAGAATATCCAGCGGCAGGCGGTGCCCAGCACGCTGCAGCTGTACCGCAGCCTGCGCGGCCAGCTGGCTGATGAGCAGCGGCTGCGGCTGTCTCTAGCCGACGGGGCGGCCCATGACCTTGCCTCTATGTCTGCACGGTTTCCTGAAGCGCTGCAGTGGCTGTACGGGGCAGCTGATGAACAGCAGGCAGGTGCGGCGGCGCGGCGGCTTGGTGCGGAAGCCGAGCTGATGTCACCGGTCAGCGCCTGCATGCTGCCGGGAACCGAGGTGTGGGATATGACCTCGCTCTACAACGGATTGACTTACCGGATCTTTGTCCATCTTCCGCTGAAGCCAGCCCCGCCGGAGGGATACCCGGTGCTGTACACTGTTGACGGCAACGCCTACTTTGCTTCGCTGAATGATGCGATGCGGCTCCAGACCCGCCATCCGCGGGGGCTTCCGTCCGGTATGGTTGTCTCCATCGGTTATCCGGCAGACGGGCCGTTTGTGGCCGAGCGGCGCTTCAGGGACCTCACTGTGCCGGATACGCAGCAGGGACTGCGTCCCGACGGCTCGCCCTGGCCGGTGAACGGCGGGGCCGATGCTTTTCTCGATTTCATCGGACTCGAGCTGATGCCGCTGATCAGCCGAAGATACAGCGTGGATCACACCCGGGCGGCGCTGTTCGGTCATTCGCTGGGCGGCTTCTTCACCCTATATACGATGATCTGCCGCAGCGGGCTGTTCAGTACCTATATCGCCGGCAGTCCGTCCCTCTGGTGGAAGAACCGGGTGCTGTTCGATATGCTGCCTGAGCTGGAGGAGAAGCTGCGCAGCGGAGAGCTTACCTGTTCCCTGATGATCGGCCTCGGCTCGGAGGAGGGAGGCATGCTGGAGAACGCCAGGGCATTTTATGAGCGCCTGGTCCCTTATACCGGCGGCGGGCTCAGCCGGCTGGCCTATAATGAATTTCAGGGAGAGGGGCATATGTCCGTGCTGCAGCCCCTGTTCAGCCCGATGCTGCGCTTTGTTTTTGCGGCGGAGGGCGCAGAGCTTTGTATCTGA
- a CDS encoding alpha/beta hydrolase, which yields MWLIVIAAVLIIAAAALSYAGFFFYGVAIKRAPKEFLASSPDLKLDPPVAGASWGEGAEWVARQHFREVQLRSGDGLELKGYFLASEQAAGRTAIIAHGYSGKGKDMGAIAKLYYERLGYNVLLPDARGHGQSTGNYIGFGWPERHDVVKWIEWVLEETGAEGQIVLHGVSMGGATVLMTAGEPLPVQVKAVIEDCGYSSVKAQLSYQLRRMYRLPGFPFVQCASLVTRIKAGYSFGEASALKQVRKARVPILFIHGDADKFVPFFMMEELYQACSAPKEKLVVHGAGHGLAYDTDKTGYIAKVSSFVGRYVQ from the coding sequence ATGTGGTTAATTGTAATAGCGGCAGTGCTGATCATAGCCGCTGCTGCGCTGAGCTATGCGGGATTTTTTTTCTACGGTGTGGCAATCAAGCGCGCACCAAAGGAGTTTTTGGCCAGCAGCCCGGATCTGAAGCTTGACCCGCCTGTTGCCGGTGCCTCCTGGGGAGAAGGAGCTGAGTGGGTTGCGCGCCAGCATTTCCGGGAGGTTCAGCTGCGCTCAGGAGATGGTCTGGAGCTAAAGGGTTATTTTCTGGCGTCTGAGCAGGCTGCAGGCCGTACTGCCATTATTGCCCACGGCTATTCCGGAAAGGGAAAGGACATGGGAGCAATAGCGAAATTGTATTATGAGCGGCTGGGCTATAATGTGCTGCTTCCGGATGCGAGAGGGCATGGGCAAAGTACGGGGAATTATATCGGTTTCGGCTGGCCTGAGCGTCATGATGTTGTGAAATGGATTGAATGGGTACTGGAAGAGACAGGTGCAGAGGGACAAATTGTCCTGCACGGGGTCTCCATGGGCGGGGCAACCGTGCTGATGACTGCGGGGGAACCGCTTCCGGTGCAGGTCAAAGCTGTCATAGAGGACTGCGGCTACAGTTCGGTCAAAGCACAGCTGTCCTATCAGCTCCGGCGGATGTACCGTTTACCGGGCTTTCCGTTTGTGCAGTGTGCCAGTCTGGTTACAAGGATCAAGGCGGGGTACTCCTTCGGAGAAGCCTCGGCGCTCAAGCAGGTCAGAAAAGCCAGGGTCCCGATTCTGTTCATTCACGGGGATGCTGACAAGTTCGTGCCCTTCTTCATGATGGAGGAGCTGTATCAGGCCTGCAGTGCACCAAAAGAGAAGCTGGTCGTGCACGGGGCAGGACAT